One window of the Macaca thibetana thibetana isolate TM-01 chromosome 13, ASM2454274v1, whole genome shotgun sequence genome contains the following:
- the LOC126934154 gene encoding uncharacterized protein LOC126934154, which yields MPYPSKYQAPRIWVSSCFPRLVTSAVTRTEDRGGSFFRHTVARASLPKPGRPQLRTFSPFQPHPHPGAEGAAPPALPGWTAGSAPRGPGQRSSGSCVQPMRELLRVTGGPSSRLLLQPVPHPPPLLDSALQIEGFPEQPRSGRGRSEGDRRSAAAFGQPPQRR from the coding sequence ATGCCCTATCCCTCCAAATACCAAGCACCTCGCATTTGGGTCAGCAGCTGTTTCCCCCGCCTGGTGACAAGCGCGGTCACCAggacagaggacagaggagggAGCTTCTTCCGCCACACGGTGGCGCGCGCGAGCCTCCCAAAGCCCGGGCGGCCACAGCTCCGCACTTTCTCCCCATTCCAGCCCCACCCGCACCCGGGAGCAGAAGGAGCCGCGCCTCCAGCCCTCCCGGGCTGGACAGCGGGGAGCGCACCTCGGGGGCCCGGACAGCGGTCGAGTGGCAGCTGCGTCCAGCCCATGCGGGAGCTGCTGCGGGTTACGGGTGGCCCCAGCTCCAGGCTCCTCCTCCAGCCggtcccccaccctccaccccttcTCGACTCAGCTCTGCAAATCGAAGGCTTCCCGGAGCAGCCTAGGAGCGGCCGCGGGCGCAGCGAAGGCGACAGGAGGAGCGCAGCAGCCTTTGGGCAGCCACCGCAGCGTCGCTAG